From one Cucurbita pepo subsp. pepo cultivar mu-cu-16 chromosome LG17, ASM280686v2, whole genome shotgun sequence genomic stretch:
- the LOC111778724 gene encoding aspartic proteinase CDR1-like, whose protein sequence is MDSARFACVQFHAPLCALAGQERSCSDRSECRYSISYGDGSHSNGDFAVDTLTMGSTSGRPVAFSRTMVGCGHDSGGTFSTNVSGIVGLGRGPASLVPQMGAASGGKFSYCLTPIGDSAESSKLNFGSNAQVAGSGTVSTPIKTSDRFDSFYALNIEAMSVGGKRFEFPAASALGDGSNVIIDSGTTLTILPTEFYSTFATAISNSISLERTEDPNQFLDFCFKTTNFDFVVPSVTVHFEGADVPLRRENVFVMVAENVVCLAFRGGDGQSISIYGNIAQINFIVGYDVTRNSVSFKPANCSAM, encoded by the exons atGGAC agtgCTCGCTTCGCATGCGTTCAATTCCATGCACCTCTNTGCGCCTTGGCTGGACAAGAACGTTCTTGCTCCGATCGGTCTGAGTGTCGATACTCGATTAGTTACGGTGATGGGTCCCACAGCAACGGCGATTTTGCCGTTGATACCCTCACCATGGGGTCCACCTCCGGTCGCCCCGTGGCATTTTCTCGTACTATGGTTGGTTGTGGTCACGACAGTGGTGGTACTTTTAGTACTAATGTCTCCGGGATTGTTGGACTTGGTCGAGGTCCGGCGTCGCTCGTCCCGCAGATGGGCGCCGCCTCCGGCGGCAAATTTTCCTACTGTTTGACTCCGATCGGCGACTCAGCTGAGTCGAGCAAGCTGAACTTCGGCTCTAATGCTCAAGTAGCCGGCTCTGGAACTGTCTCGACTCCGATTAAAACCAGTGACCGTTTCGATTCCTTTTACGCTCTTAACATAGAAGCCATGAGCGTCGGGGGCAAAAGATTTGAATTTCCGGCGGCTTCCGCCTTGGGCGACGGATCAAATGTCATTATCGACTCCGGCACCACCCTTACTATACTCCCAACGGAGTTCTACTCCACCTTCGCAACGGCGATCTCCAACTCGATAAGCCTTGAACGAACAGAGGACCCGAATCAATTCTTGGATTTCTGTTTTAAGACCACGAATTTCGACTTTGTAGTTCCGTCCGTGACGGTGCACTTTGAAGGCGCCGATGTCCCCCTCCGTCGTGAAAATGTGTTCGTTATGGTGGCGGAGAATGTTGTTTGCTTGGCCTTCCGCGGTGGCGATGGGCAAAGTATTTCCATCTACGGCAACATTGCACAGATCAATTTCATTGTTGGTTATGATGTTACGAGGAACTCTGTCTCCTTTAAGCCGGCGAATTGTTCGGCTATGTGA
- the LOC111778722 gene encoding protein NUCLEAR FUSION DEFECTIVE 4-like: CXNAVDPNDASLYLLLNALVPLIISVVTFLPILHQPPAQPSSSDATRNDSHTFICLYITAVITGLYLITFNSTPSSKYGAQLLLAGAFALLLVPLCLPGIWSTHKWLFRIASTGLSSVLHFRFNLVNHELQQELINLETERSGTNVITPFDYKEKESISRKMMGKENLTVLEEEHSAKMLVRRLDFWLYFVAYFCGGTIGLVYSNNLGQISQSLGYSSLTSSLVTLYSSCSFFGRLISAGPDFMREKVHFARTGWLALALVPTPIAFILLAASGSEIALQIGTGLIGLSSGFMFSASVSITSELFGPNSSGVNHNILITNIPLGSFLYGVLAAVSYDSTAGSSDQTAAALGDVVVCIGRKCYLQTFIWWACISIVGLASSFLLFRRTKPAYDRQYESNPSKTQPF; the protein is encoded by the exons TGTNGCAATGCAGTAGACCCTAATGATGCAAGCTTGTACCTTCTCCTAAATGCATTGGTTCCTCTCATAATCTCTGTTGTTACCTTCCTCCCAATCCTTCATCAGCCACCGGCTCAGCCGTCGTCTTCCGATGCCACCCGCAATGACTCCCACACTTTCATCTGCTTATACATTACCGCAGTTATCACAGGCCTATATCTAATCACCTTCAATTCCACGCCTTCCAGCAAGTACGGTGCCCAACTTTTGTTAGCTGGGGCTTTTGCCCTGTTACTAGTTCCTCTTTGTCTGCCTGGAATTTGGAGCACTCACAAGTGGTTGTTTCGGATTGCATCCACTGGCTTGAGCAGTGTTCTTCACTTTAGATTCAACCTTGTCAATCATGAGCTTCAGCAGGAGCTCATCAATCTTGAAACAGAAAGAAGTGGCACGAATGTCATCACCCCTTTTGATTATAAAGAGAAGGAAAGCATTTCAAGGAAGATGATGGGGAAAGAGAATTTGACAGTTCTTGAAGAAGAGCATTCAGCTAAGATGCTCGTACGACGCTTGGACTTTTGGCTCTATTTTGTTGCATACTTTTGTGGTGGGACAATTGGGTTGGTTTACAGCAACAATCTTGGGCAGATCTCGCAGTCACTAGGATACAGTTCCTTAACAAGCTCACTTGTAACACTCTACTCGTCTTGCTCCTTCTTTGGGCGGCTAATCTCAGCAGGCCCAGATTTCATGCGTGA AAAGGTGCACTTCGCTAGAACGGGATGGCTAGCCCTAGCTTTAGTGCCAACTCCAATCGCCTTCATTTTACTCGCTGCATCAGGTAGCGAGATCGCATTACAAATTGGCACTGGCTTGATCGGTCTAAGCTCGGGATTCATGTTCTCAGCTTCGGTCTCAATCACATCAGAGTTATTCGGACCAAACAGCTCAGGCGTCAATCACAACATCCTCATCACCAACATCCCTCTCGGCTCGTTCCTCTACGGCGTCCTGGCGGCAGTTTCATACGACTCCACTGCCGGAAGTTCAGACCAAACTGCGGCGGCGCTTGGGGACGTGGTGGTGTGCATCGGCCGAAAATGCTATCTACAAACCTTCATATGGTGGGCTTGCATCTCCATCGTCGGTCTCGCTTCTAGCTTCTTGCTTTTCCGACGGACGAAACCGGCATACGACCGCCAGTACGAGAGTAACCCAAGCAAGACACAGCCATTTTAG
- the LOC111778720 gene encoding aspartic proteinase CDR1-like, which produces MALIFSLIFLISSAVFAAASGEYGFSVEMIHRDSPKSPMYNPSESHYHRLANTLRRSILLNKAVALLDTAEAPVFNDRGEYLVEVSLGTPPFPILAIADTGSDIVWTQCQPCPKCFEQTAPMFDPSKSSTYKIIPCSSPSCALAGQERSCSDRSECRYSISYGDGSHSNGDFAVDTLTMGSTSGRPVAFSRTMVGCGHDSGGTFSTNVSGIVGLGRGPASLVPQMGAASGGKFSYCLTPIGDSAESSKLNFGSNAQVAGSGTVSTPIKTSDRFDSFYSLNIEAMSVGGKRFEFPAASALGDGSNVIIDSGTTLTILPTEFYSTFATAISNSISLERTEDPNQFLDFCFKTTNFDFVVPSVTVHFEGADVPLRRENVFVMVAENVVCLAFRGGDGQSISIYGNIAQINFIVGYDVTRNSVSFKPANCSAM; this is translated from the coding sequence ATGGCTCtaattttctctctaattttcttaatctcCTCCGCCGTTTTCGCCGCTGCTAGCGGTGAATATGGCTTCTCCGTCGAAATGATCCACCGTGACTCCCCCAAGTCTCCTATGTACAACCCATCGGAGTCCCACTACCACCGTCTAGCTAACACCCTCCGCCGATCCATCCTTCTTAACAAAGCGGTGGCGCTGTTAGACACGGCAGAGGCGCCAGTGTTCAACGACAGAGGAGAATATCTCGTGGAGGTATCACTTGGAACGCCGCCGTTTCCAATCCTAGCCATTGCTGATACAGGAAGCGACATCGTTTGGACGCAATGCCAACCATGCCCAAAATGCTTCGAGCAAACCGCGCCGATGTTTGACCCGAGTAAATCGTCGACTTACAAGATAATCCCCTGTTCCTCGCCGAGTTGCGCCTTGGCTGGACAAGAACGTTCTTGCTCCGATCGGTCTGAGTGTCGATACTCGATTAGTTACGGTGATGGGTCCCACAGCAACGGCGATTTTGCCGTTGATACCCTCACCATGGGGTCCACCTCCGGTCGCCCCGTGGCATTTTCTCGTACTATGGTTGGTTGTGGTCACGACAGTGGTGGTACTTTTAGTACTAATGTCTCCGGGATTGTTGGACTTGGTCGAGGTCCGGCGTCGCTCGTCCCGCAGATGGGCGCCGCCTCCGGCGGCAAATTTTCCTACTGTTTGACTCCGATCGGCGACTCAGCTGAGTCGAGCAAGCTGAACTTCGGCTCTAATGCTCAAGTAGCCGGCTCTGGAACTGTCTCGACTCCAATTAAAACCAGTGACCGTTTCGATTCCTTTTACTCTCTCAACATAGAAGCCATGAGCGTCGGGGGCAAAAGATTTGAATTTCCGGCGGCTTCCGCCTTGGGCGACGGATCAAATGTCATTATCGACTCCGGCACCACCCTTACTATACTCCCAACGGAGTTCTACTCCACCTTCGCAACGGCGATCTCCAACTCAATAAGCCTTGAGCGAACAGAGGACCCGAATCAATTCTTGGATTTCTGTTTTAAGACCACGAATTTCGACTTTGTAGTTCCGTCCGTGACGGTGCACTTTGAAGGCGCCGATGTCCCCCTCCGTCGTGAAAATGTGTTCGTTATGGTGGCGGAGAATGTTGTTTGCTTGGCCTTCCGCGGTGGCGATGGGCAAAGTATTTCCATCTACGGCAACATTGCACAGATCAATTTCATTGTTGGTTATGATGTTACGAGGAACTCTGTCTCCTTTAAGCCGGCGAATTGTTCGGCTATGTGA